A genomic stretch from Helianthus annuus cultivar XRQ/B chromosome 1, HanXRQr2.0-SUNRISE, whole genome shotgun sequence includes:
- the LOC118480467 gene encoding plant cysteine oxidase 2-like — protein sequence MTIEVRLADVSRSIRKKKCCRKTSGKTKRYLPYMRPVSYRLQRLYLSCLDVFKGVGTVPSPSDVQKLCSILDGMMAEDVGLSRNLQFFKTKSTTGGEIPKVACTNIYQSENFSLCIFFLPANAVIPLHNHPGMTVFSKLLLGKVHVKAYDLVTDDNSDDSSSQLKLASLKADGVFTAPCDTSVLYPTSGGNIHAFTAITPCAILDVMGPPYSKKDGRDCSYYRDIPFDALPNERAVMTGEESKRYWWLEEIDAPKESEMEGIEYMGPQIIERSTL from the exons ATGACGATTGAGGTGAGGCTAGCTGATGTTAGCAGGAGTATCAGGAAGAAGAAATGCTGTCGGAAAACTAGCGGCAAAACGAAACGGTACCTGCCGTATATGCGGCCGGTTTCGTATCGGTTGCAGAGGTTGTATTTGTCGTGTTTAGATGTGTTTAAAGGCGTCGGAACTGTTCCGTCTCCTTCTGACGTGCAGAAGCTTTGCTCGATTCTTG ACGGAATGATGGCAGAAGATGTTGGACTAAGCAGGAATCTACAATTCTTTAAGACTAAAAGTACTACAGGGGGAGAAATTCCAAAAGTTGCATGTACAAACATATACCAGTCCGAAAATTTTTCG TTGTGCATTTTCTTTCTCCCTGCAAATGCTGTCATACCTCTTCATAACCATCCTGGAATGACGGTTTTCAGCAAGCTTTTGCTTGGAAAAGTGCATGTTAAAGCGTATGATTTGGTTACTGATGATAACTCGGATGACTCATCGTCGCAAC TTAAATTAGCGAGTTTAAAAGCTGATGGTGTTTTTACGGCCCCTTGTGATACTTCTGTACTGTATCCAACTTCAGGGGGTAACATACACGCCTTCACGGCTATAACGCCTTGTGCAATACTTGATGTGATGGGACCCCCATATTCCAAAAAAGATGGTCGGGACTGCTCGTATTATAGAGACATTCCGTTCGACGCGTTGCCAA ACGAACGAGCGGTTATGACAGGAGAAGAGAGCAAGCGGTATTGGTGGTTAGAAGAAATCGATGCGCCAAAAGAATCAGAAATGGAGGGAATCGAGTATATGGGACCGCAGATAATTGAAAGGAGTACGCTATAA